In one Bacillus sp. PK3_68 genomic region, the following are encoded:
- a CDS encoding DUF3889 domain-containing protein, translating to MYKLLLSLLYCMVLIPIGLASVQVSLDNIVYAKDQAPSYAKWGAFAVQKAKQKYPNAAVIDYLHVGRYNSPDHSTEKFKLWLKENSREFWALVEIKYNSKTEQVIRITIRETVE from the coding sequence ATGTATAAATTACTTCTTAGCTTATTGTATTGCATGGTATTGATTCCTATAGGTTTAGCTTCAGTCCAAGTTAGCTTGGATAATATAGTCTATGCAAAAGATCAAGCACCCTCTTATGCAAAATGGGGAGCCTTCGCTGTACAAAAGGCCAAACAAAAATATCCGAATGCGGCAGTCATTGATTATCTTCATGTTGGCAGATACAATAGCCCGGATCATTCTACAGAAAAATTTAAGCTGTGGTTGAAAGAGAACAGCAGAGAATTTTGGGCTCTTGTAGAGATTAAATATAATTCTAAAACCGAACAAGTAATAAGAATCACAATTAGAGAAACTGTTGAATGA
- a CDS encoding helix-turn-helix domain-containing protein — MEYHLKNREEVERFVIEQVLTTSEAIEILGVTRQRMNSLISTGKITPVKKLNRETLFLRSDIEARKAEQDELRKKYRPFDS, encoded by the coding sequence ATGGAATATCATTTAAAAAATCGTGAAGAAGTAGAACGGTTCGTTATTGAACAAGTATTGACCACTTCAGAAGCAATAGAAATTCTGGGGGTTACCAGGCAAAGGATGAATTCATTAATTTCAACTGGAAAGATTACACCAGTGAAAAAACTTAACAGAGAAACCTTATTTTTAAGAAGCGATATTGAAGCCCGGAAAGCAGAGCAGGATGAACTGCGCAAAAAATATCGCCCGTTTGATAGCTAA
- a CDS encoding chitobiase/beta-hexosaminidase C-terminal domain-containing protein yields the protein MYQMLNGARPGSSRNLMIGPGLITKNFDLSVFKPEDRSTWGELLGATKGGNEVSVDTEWHKVDVDGALGSVEGMEWLTKAEAKLSTNILEMTPENLQLKLPAFDIASHDENYNIIRHTGSIAPTGSTTLALFGAITGKSIPVVIVLENARCTDSFNLPFGNGKDDVVLKAEFEARYAEDEMTRIPFYILYPKGGSNVLAPAASPAPGTYDAPQSVVLTATAGHDIYYTMDGSYPTPINGTKYTGPISVDATVTIKAVAVKGQDTSAPVSFAYTINP from the coding sequence ATGTACCAAATGCTAAACGGCGCGCGTCCTGGATCATCTAGAAACTTAATGATTGGCCCGGGGCTTATTACAAAAAACTTTGATTTATCCGTTTTTAAACCGGAAGATCGTTCTACCTGGGGGGAATTGCTGGGAGCAACCAAAGGGGGAAATGAAGTATCAGTCGATACAGAGTGGCATAAAGTAGACGTTGACGGAGCTCTTGGAAGCGTTGAAGGGATGGAATGGCTAACTAAAGCAGAGGCTAAGTTATCAACGAATATTCTTGAAATGACGCCTGAGAATCTACAGTTGAAATTGCCGGCATTTGATATTGCGAGCCACGATGAGAATTACAATATAATTCGTCACACAGGTTCTATTGCACCAACCGGTTCTACCACTCTAGCACTCTTTGGAGCGATCACAGGCAAGTCTATCCCTGTTGTCATCGTGCTTGAAAATGCAAGATGCACAGATTCGTTCAACTTACCTTTTGGAAATGGAAAAGACGATGTGGTGTTAAAGGCAGAATTTGAGGCGAGATATGCTGAAGATGAAATGACACGTATTCCGTTTTATATTCTGTATCCGAAGGGTGGTTCAAATGTGTTAGCTCCAGCAGCTTCACCGGCACCAGGCACTTATGATGCTCCGCAAAGTGTTGTATTAACAGCAACAGCCGGACACGATATTTACTACACAATGGACGGTTCTTATCCAACGCCTATCAACGGAACGAAATACACAGGTCCAATTAGTGTGGATGCGACTGTCACAATTAAAGCGGTGGCTGTAAAAGGACAGGATACATCGGCTCCTGTTTCATTTGCTTATACAATTAATCCGTAA
- a CDS encoding glycoside hydrolase family 25 protein, translating to MSKIADLSHHQGVIDWGKASKELSLAILRVQDGSRVRDRQYKSYVAGAKKHGVPFGNYAFCRFISIADAKKEAQDFWKRGDKDALFWVADVEVKTMNDMRAGTQAFIDELRRLGAERVGLYVGHHTYKLFQADKIKADFVWIPRYGGKKPDYDCDLHQYTETGRLAGVKGNVDLNQLIGNKQLSWFLNKEETKAAVITRGKYRIYTGVFKTNEEAEKHAERIGSKLGYKPFVKEKRIWTGVFNTLESAMTAQQNISHEFGFNPQIRQEE from the coding sequence ATGAGTAAAATTGCAGATTTATCTCATCATCAAGGTGTAATTGACTGGGGTAAGGCATCAAAGGAGCTGTCTCTTGCTATTCTCAGGGTACAAGATGGAAGCAGGGTCCGAGATCGCCAATATAAAAGCTATGTAGCAGGTGCGAAGAAGCATGGTGTACCATTTGGAAACTATGCTTTTTGCCGGTTTATTTCCATTGCTGATGCCAAAAAAGAAGCACAGGACTTCTGGAAGAGAGGCGATAAAGACGCTCTGTTCTGGGTAGCTGATGTAGAAGTTAAAACTATGAACGATATGAGAGCTGGAACACAGGCTTTCATTGATGAATTGCGAAGGTTAGGAGCAGAAAGAGTCGGCCTATATGTTGGTCACCACACTTATAAGCTGTTCCAGGCAGATAAGATCAAAGCGGATTTCGTTTGGATTCCTCGTTATGGAGGAAAGAAGCCAGATTATGATTGCGATCTTCATCAATATACCGAGACTGGCCGTTTAGCTGGTGTAAAAGGAAATGTGGACTTGAACCAACTAATAGGAAACAAACAACTGTCATGGTTTCTAAATAAGGAAGAAACAAAGGCTGCTGTCATTACAAGAGGGAAATATCGTATCTATACTGGTGTATTTAAAACGAACGAGGAAGCGGAGAAGCATGCTGAGCGGATCGGCTCCAAATTAGGTTACAAACCATTTGTTAAGGAGAAAAGAATTTGGACAGGCGTATTTAATACACTGGAATCGGCTATGACTGCTCAACAGAACATTAGTCATGAGTTTGGTTTTAACCCTCAAATAAGGCAAGAAGAGTAA
- a CDS encoding SPRY domain-containing protein — MAGVTWDYANKGMGTIEPDGLKATVPSHSVAIRASEGKEIGKWYWEIDLINTGHSAIIGVYDATLPLPSSIYTNKKSRLVWGYVGSKWNGTSAPYGQPFTDGDTLGIALDMDIGTIEFYKNGVNQGVAFSDLKTLGKVFPVFSSGSSSVPVTVRANFGATPFKYPVPLGFQPYQLLIKTLISSNDKYLKWNDAVKAWETVSVGLPSKSQFEQEGMEDLSVLNRVNGYSPLDELTGEIEIVVWTEEINAQKNLNMAAIPQDQLVLPTKDINIRSVENIDSFILNVTQAGQGAIKTVVSFDKGTTWYTRSSGSWIETDLANIKTEGITPAALNTITSSEWAALRGTSNTVRFAYHLSIEEITDIATVNDLISQMDMKGTWKKAVHGIDYDYEYPNNDQLSVTIYQNGDYKINY; from the coding sequence ATGGCAGGGGTAACATGGGACTATGCGAATAAAGGTATGGGCACGATTGAACCGGATGGGCTAAAGGCGACTGTTCCAAGTCATTCTGTTGCTATCCGAGCATCCGAAGGAAAAGAAATAGGTAAGTGGTATTGGGAAATAGATTTAATTAATACAGGACACAGTGCCATAATCGGAGTTTATGATGCTACTTTGCCACTTCCATCCAGTATTTATACTAACAAAAAGTCTCGCTTGGTATGGGGATATGTAGGATCGAAATGGAACGGCACTAGTGCTCCTTATGGCCAGCCGTTTACAGATGGTGATACGTTAGGAATAGCCTTAGACATGGATATAGGAACCATTGAATTTTATAAGAATGGAGTTAATCAAGGTGTAGCTTTTTCCGATTTAAAAACGCTTGGAAAAGTTTTTCCTGTATTCTCTTCTGGAAGTTCAAGCGTTCCTGTTACAGTTAGAGCAAATTTCGGAGCCACTCCCTTTAAATACCCTGTTCCATTAGGGTTTCAACCATACCAACTTTTAATTAAAACGCTTATTTCATCAAATGATAAATATTTAAAGTGGAATGACGCTGTTAAAGCTTGGGAAACCGTTTCTGTTGGTTTACCGTCAAAATCACAATTTGAGCAGGAAGGCATGGAAGACTTATCCGTGCTGAATAGGGTAAATGGATACTCTCCTTTAGATGAACTCACAGGGGAAATAGAAATTGTTGTATGGACAGAGGAGATCAATGCACAAAAAAACTTAAATATGGCTGCTATTCCGCAGGATCAACTTGTTTTGCCAACGAAGGATATTAATATTCGTTCAGTTGAAAATATTGATTCATTTATATTGAATGTGACACAAGCAGGACAAGGGGCAATCAAAACAGTTGTGTCATTTGATAAGGGAACAACTTGGTACACACGCTCTTCTGGTTCATGGATTGAGACAGATTTAGCCAATATAAAGACAGAAGGAATAACGCCTGCTGCATTGAATACAATCACATCAAGTGAATGGGCTGCTTTGCGCGGAACAAGCAATACAGTGCGGTTTGCATATCATCTTTCAATAGAAGAGATAACAGATATTGCAACAGTAAATGATCTAATCAGTCAGATGGATATGAAAGGCACTTGGAAAAAAGCCGTGCACGGTATTGACTATGATTATGAGTATCCAAATAATGATCAATTGTCTGTAACCATTTACCAGAATGGGGATTATAAGATAAACTATTAA
- a CDS encoding Low copy number virion structural protein, producing MSQGFQVNYIGGGRLDAPFFPTKTNPYIKGIRVEVTAGLPAAIHTHIIDRESELISISIACSKYDDLDNWDLLINGQEIVESVYTKELPEGLFLMVAHQLLVGDQIELRYKNESGRSKSVWVNYQFLTD from the coding sequence ATGTCACAAGGTTTTCAGGTTAATTATATAGGTGGGGGGCGGCTTGATGCTCCTTTTTTTCCAACCAAAACAAATCCTTATATCAAAGGAATTCGTGTAGAAGTGACAGCTGGTTTGCCGGCTGCTATTCATACACACATAATTGACCGTGAGTCCGAATTAATCAGTATTTCTATTGCTTGTTCTAAATATGATGATCTGGACAATTGGGATTTACTCATCAATGGCCAAGAGATCGTTGAATCAGTGTATACAAAAGAGCTCCCAGAGGGGCTTTTTTTGATGGTTGCACATCAATTATTAGTTGGTGATCAAATCGAATTACGCTACAAAAATGAGTCTGGACGGTCAAAGAGTGTATGGGTGAATTATCAATTTTTAACGGATTAA
- a CDS encoding phage holin has protein sequence MNINWKVRAKNPLFWFQLFLSVVVPVGAYFGLTGQDITSWPILFEVTLKALSNPYVLFIVGVSVFNALNDPTVKGVGDSNLAMKYKEPKGRG, from the coding sequence ATGAATATTAATTGGAAAGTGCGGGCAAAAAACCCGCTTTTTTGGTTTCAACTATTTTTGTCCGTTGTCGTGCCAGTCGGTGCATATTTCGGTTTAACAGGTCAAGACATTACGTCTTGGCCTATTTTATTTGAAGTTACATTGAAAGCATTGTCTAATCCATATGTGCTATTTATCGTTGGTGTCAGCGTGTTTAATGCTTTGAACGATCCGACTGTAAAAGGCGTAGGAGACAGCAATCTAGCCATGAAATATAAAGAACCGAAGGGGAGGGGATAA